The sequence GCCTGCCCGGGGCGGGCCACCATCACGACCGGTTCGTAGCGGGAGATCTCGTGGGCCAGCTTGGCGATGTCGTCGCGGACTGCGGACAGCTGGGTGCGCCAGACCGAGGGCAGGGCCGGCCAGGCCATGAAGGTGCGGTCGTGCCGGTCGCTCTCGGCGGGCATCCGCAGCGGCGGGGCGGCGGCCGCCCGGGCGACGGCCGGGACGGCGGAACCGAGGGCGATCAGGGGTACCGCGGCGGCGCCGAACCGGAGCAGGCCGCGACGCGAGGGGGTGGGGGTGTGCATGTCGCGCTCCCTGGCAGAAGGTGGGAGGTGTGGGGTTGCCCCGTGGGGAAGGTCGCCCTGTGGGGAGGGTCGCCCTGTGGGGTTGCCCCGCATCCTGCACCGAACTGAAAATTCAGTCAAGCATTTGGTTCACGGCTTACCAATAACCCTGAAACGATCATCAGGAACGTGGTCCGACCAGCCAGGGAGCGCGTAGAGTGGGCGCCCATGTCGGACCGTCGGACGGAAATACTCAGAGCCGCCACCCGCGTGATCGCCCGCCGGGGGGTCCGCGGACTGCGGGTGGGCGAGCTGGCCGCCGAGGCCGGCGTGTCCACCTCGCTCATCTACTACCACTTCAGCGACCGGGCCGGACTGCTGCGCCGGACCCTGGACTTCATCAGCGACCGGGCCGACCACTACACCGCCGAGCCGGACCCGGCGCCACGCACCGAGGACCCCAGGGCCGACCTGGAACAGGTCCTGCTGCTGGAGCTCCAGGACACCGCCGACGTACGCGAGAACAGCATCGCCTGGGGCGAGTTGAGGGCCACCGCGGTCTTCGAGCCGGACCTCCGCGAGGACCTCGCGCGGACCACCCACACCTGGGTGCACGACGTCGCCGAACTGCTCGCCCGGGCCGACCCCGGCGGCACCGCCCCGGCCCACGCGGCCGCCGCCGAACGGCTGACCGCGCTGGTCGAGGGCCTCAGCGTGCGCTGGCTCAGCGGCTCGCTGCCGGTCGAGCACGCCCGGCTGCTGCTGCGCGGGGCGATCGGGGCGGAGCTGGACCGGCACCGCCCGCCCGGCCCCGATGGCCGCACCGTCCCGGTGGCCGTGGCCGGGGCGGCCTCCGGGGCCGGATTCGGTCGATCCTGACGCAACCTCTAAACTCGGCGGCACCGCGCGTGCCGGACGCCCCTTTCCCGGGCCCGTCCGATCCCCGGGTCGGTCCGATCCCCGGGTGGGTCCGGCCCCCGGACCGGACGCCCCCGGCCCGCTCGGCCCCGCCCCGCCCGCTCCCGGGCCGGACCGGGGCGCCCGCGTCCCGCCCAGCCCAGCCCG comes from Streptomyces sp. TLI_053 and encodes:
- a CDS encoding TetR/AcrR family transcriptional regulator, whose protein sequence is MSDRRTEILRAATRVIARRGVRGLRVGELAAEAGVSTSLIYYHFSDRAGLLRRTLDFISDRADHYTAEPDPAPRTEDPRADLEQVLLLELQDTADVRENSIAWGELRATAVFEPDLREDLARTTHTWVHDVAELLARADPGGTAPAHAAAAERLTALVEGLSVRWLSGSLPVEHARLLLRGAIGAELDRHRPPGPDGRTVPVAVAGAASGAGFGRS